In Paludibaculum fermentans, the genomic stretch CCGGAACGTTCAGGTAGTAGCCGATGTCGGACGGATCGTGGAGCGTCCGGTCAGTTCGTTCTGTCATTACCACCAGGACAACCCCTGCGAAGAGCCCGCAGATCAGGCCGAGCGCCGCATTGATCGGCAGGTTGGGCTTATATGGCCTCTTCGGCGCCATCGCGGCGTCCACCACTCGCACATTGCTCGCCCGCAGCGCGGAGGCCAGGCTCGCCTCCTTCAGTTTCTGCAGCATGCTGTCGTACAGCGCCCGGTTTGTATCCACCTCTCGCTTCAATATGTTGTACTGGATTGCCTTCTCACTCTGATCCGTCACCACGCCCGTCTGTTCCTTGAAAGACCCCAGCAACAGCTTCTCCCGGCGCGCAGCCTCTTCGTATTCGTTCTTGATCCTTGCCAGGATGTCGCCTCGCTGGCGAGCCAGGCTCTGCTCCACCGACGCGAGTTGGGCCTCCACCTTCTTCAGCTTCGGATGGCCCGCCTCGTAGGTCTCGTTTAGCTCCGCCTTCTGCCGCTGCAAATCGGAAACGCGCGTCTGAAACTCTTGCAGGATCTTGTCGTTCAGGATGTCCGGCAGGCTGCCGATGGCCGCACTGCTCGCCATTTCCCACCGGCTCTGCTTCTGAACGCGCTCGCTCTGCGCCCTCGTCAACTCGGTCTGCAGTTGGCTTAACTTCTCCTCGCTGACGTTCTTCTTCTCCTCGTCCCCTGTCAGCAGCAGACCGGTCCGCCGCGCATATGCCTGCAGCCCATCCTCGCTCTTCTCCAGGCGCCCACGCATGTCCGCAATCTGCTTGCCCAGAAACTGGCTCGTGCGCTCAGTCATCTGGAAACGGGCGTCCATGTTCATCGTGATGTACTGCTCCGTGAGCCGGTTGGCGAACTCAGCCGCCACCTGCTTGTCTGTTGAATCCACCAGCACTTCGATGATCTTCGTTTGCCCGTTCGCCCTCGCCTTCAAGGTCTTCGCCGCCATCTTTACCGCCGCCGTCCGCGCGTCCACTTTGACAACGTCCGGCAGATTCAGCGCTCGCCGCCATGCTGAGATCCGCCCCGTCGCCGTCCCGGAATCCCTGTCTACATCCTTCACCTGCATCTCTTCCAGCACGCGCCGCGTCAGGCTCTCACTTTGGAGAATCTGGATCTGCGTCTGAATGTCCGTCACCAGGCTCGAGTTCCCGCCCTCACTCAATGGCTGCACGCTGCCCATGTTCATGAAGTTCTGGTTCATTTCCAGAACTTCCAGCGTCGTCTT encodes the following:
- a CDS encoding GumC family protein — translated: MNDEQGDLVPARKQGITFDAQAYAPPAYSVQGGYPQEFQDDPDEGGGLVEYWQILRRRMGTLILLAGAGFLLAVLVTLPQTPVYQAKTTLEVLEMNQNFMNMGSVQPLSEGGNSSLVTDIQTQIQILQSESLTRRVLEEMQVKDVDRDSGTATGRISAWRRALNLPDVVKVDARTAAVKMAAKTLKARANGQTKIIEVLVDSTDKQVAAEFANRLTEQYITMNMDARFQMTERTSQFLGKQIADMRGRLEKSEDGLQAYARRTGLLLTGDEEKKNVSEEKLSQLQTELTRAQSERVQKQSRWEMASSAAIGSLPDILNDKILQEFQTRVSDLQRQKAELNETYEAGHPKLKKVEAQLASVEQSLARQRGDILARIKNEYEEAARREKLLLGSFKEQTGVVTDQSEKAIQYNILKREVDTNRALYDSMLQKLKEASLASALRASNVRVVDAAMAPKRPYKPNLPINAALGLICGLFAGVVLVVMTERTDRTLHDPSDIGYYLNVPELGMIPSEDSSSGIYGRLNGRAGKLLPRGKVAEPRQPMELVTFAQKPSALAESFRSSLTSILFTGQGAIARSGAVRPKVLVVTSPSPGEGKTTVASNLAIAMAETGQRVLLVDADTRKPRLHEIFEKSNEAGLTTVLQGRDALGEPVTLGGDNRGGHWSGLAMIQATQVPGLSLMTSGPPVAGATNLLYSQWLADAMERFAREYDVVFVDTPPMLQIPDARVIGRLASGVILVVRAGKTTRDSAISARTRLREDGIRVLGTIMNDWNPKRGRGGASGYYDGYSKYRQKYEYHSS